The Syntrophorhabdaceae bacterium genome includes a region encoding these proteins:
- a CDS encoding ATP-binding protein, translating to MNISGPLYFTTKKVGKAIWDYRMIKEGDKVIIAVSGGKDSLCLLKIMKERTRFVPIRYEILACLVDMGFPWVNKEILADYCEKESIPYVIAAAPEGWNGMEENSGCFWCSWNRRKGLFNLARDIGAQKIAFAHHLDDIIETMLLNLLFQGEIGTMQPYQEMFEGELAIIRPLAYVEENELARLAGVLELPVVTSECPFSKTSKRHLIKGIIAELKKHNKNVKKNIFRSLTRVREEYLPGKFDE from the coding sequence ATGAATATAAGCGGTCCCCTGTATTTTACAACAAAGAAGGTCGGTAAGGCGATCTGGGATTACCGGATGATCAAGGAGGGCGACAAGGTCATCATCGCCGTCTCCGGCGGCAAAGACAGCCTCTGCCTTCTCAAGATCATGAAGGAAAGGACGAGGTTTGTCCCTATCCGGTATGAGATACTCGCGTGCCTCGTTGACATGGGTTTCCCCTGGGTCAACAAAGAGATCCTGGCGGACTACTGCGAGAAGGAGTCCATCCCCTACGTCATTGCCGCCGCTCCGGAAGGGTGGAACGGAATGGAAGAAAACTCCGGATGCTTCTGGTGCAGCTGGAACAGGAGGAAAGGGCTTTTCAATCTCGCCCGCGACATCGGGGCACAGAAGATAGCCTTTGCCCATCACCTCGACGATATCATAGAAACGATGCTCCTCAACCTCCTCTTCCAGGGCGAGATAGGCACCATGCAGCCCTACCAGGAGATGTTCGAGGGGGAGCTTGCCATCATACGTCCCCTCGCCTACGTGGAAGAGAATGAGCTTGCCCGTCTCGCGGGGGTCCTTGAGCTGCCGGTCGTTACCTCCGAATGCCCGTTCAGCAAGACATCGAAGCGGCACCTTATCAAGGGGATCATTGCCGAGCTCAAAAAACATAACAAGAACGTGAAAAAGAATATCTTCAGGAGTTTAACAAGGGTCCGGGAAGAATACCTGCCGGGCAAGTTCGATGAATAA
- a CDS encoding flavodoxin family protein, which yields MKVLVLFGSPRKKGNTVQLVNAFSKILKDKGHSMKMLYLNDMNLRPCQGCYACLKEGICRINDDMKDIRKFIAESDLIVYATPIYWFGPSGQLKLVMDRSIAFMDEEYNSRIKGKKAVTLMTFASDEKDTCQPALDMFKKTFDLLGLKYAGSVEVPACADPPVALKKTYIDKTTKLARSLA from the coding sequence ATGAAGGTACTGGTTCTTTTCGGGAGTCCACGAAAAAAAGGCAACACCGTACAGCTCGTCAACGCGTTTTCTAAAATATTGAAAGACAAAGGTCACAGCATGAAGATGCTCTATCTTAATGACATGAACCTTCGGCCATGTCAGGGCTGTTATGCCTGTCTGAAAGAAGGGATATGCAGGATCAACGACGACATGAAGGACATACGCAAGTTTATTGCCGAATCCGACCTGATAGTATATGCAACGCCCATATACTGGTTCGGGCCGTCGGGCCAGTTGAAGCTTGTCATGGACAGGTCTATTGCCTTCATGGACGAGGAATATAATTCGCGCATCAAAGGGAAGAAGGCGGTAACCCTCATGACCTTTGCAAGCGACGAAAAGGACACCTGTCAGCCCGCCCTCGATATGTTTAAAAAGACCTTTGACCTTCTTGGGCTCAAATACGCCGGCAGCGTTGAGGTGCCGGCCTGCGCAGACCCGCCTGTGGCGCTTAAGAAGACCTACATAGACAAAACAACAAAGCTGGCCAGATCGCTTGCATGA